From the Polaribacter tangerinus genome, the window AATGATGAAAGAACAAGATTTTTTTATGCAGCGATGTTTGCAGTTAGCTAAAAACGGAATCGGAAAAACTCGTCCGAATCCTTCTGTAGGCGCTGTTATTGTTCATGAAAACTTAATTATTGCCGAAGGTTTTACTTCGCCATTTGGCGGCAATCATGCAGAGGTAAATGCTATAGAATCAGTAAAGAATAAATCGATTTTAAAACAGGCAACAATTTATGTAACATTAGAGCCTTGTGCACATTATGGCAACACACCACCTTGTGCAGATTTATTGGTAAAACATCAATTTAAAAAAGTAGTTATTGGTTGTTTAGATACCAACGCGCTGGTTGCTGGTAAAGGAGTAGCACGTTTAAAAGCTGCTGGTATTGATGTTATTCTTGGTGTAATGGAGACTGAATGTAAAGAACACCATAAGCGCTTTTTTACTGTCCAAAATAAAAAAAGACCTTTTGTAATTTTAAAATGGGCAGTTTCAAAAGATGGGTTTATTGCTCCGTTACAGAAAAATGAACGAAAATCTATATTTATTTCTAATGAATATTCTAGGCAAATTGTTCATAAATTAAGAAGTAAAGAGCATGCCATTTTAGTTGGCACAAATACTGTTTTAGATGACAATCCTTCATTGGATGTAAGAAGTTGGTTTGGAGAAAATCCTGTGCGTATTATTTTAGATCAACATTTAAAAATACCACATAATAGTTTGGTTTATAATGGTTCTGTAAAAACAATTTTCATCATAAAAAACAGCAAAGAAAACGAATTGAAAGTTGCTAAACTCTTATCTAAAAGAATTAGTAATATTTGTTTCGAAACTATAGATTTTACTCAGAATGTTGCAGTTGAAGTTTGTAATATTTTACAAAAGCATGCAATACAGTCTATAATTATCGAAGGAGGCTCGCAAACATTGCAAACATTTATACATGCAAATATTTGGGATGAAGCACATGTTTTTAGAAGTAATTTAGTTTTAACAGAAGGTGTTAAACAGCCTATTTTGAATGGTTTATTTAGTTCACAAAACATTAATGATGATGTTTTAAAAATATACAAAAATGATTAAAAATATCATCTTCGATTTCGGAGATATCTTTATAAATTTAGATAAAGAAGGTACCTATAAGGCAATGGCAAAATTAGGAGTTTCTGCCATAACCGAAGATATGATAAAGGTGTATCATGCCTATGAAAAAGGACAAATTTCAACGAGTGATTTTATTAATTTTTACCAACTAAAATTTCCTAATATTTCTAAAGAAGATTTAGTAGCTGCATGGAATTGTATATTACTAGATTTTCCTCCAAAACGTCTTTCTTTTTTAAAAGAACTTCAAAAGACAAATAAATACAGGCTTTTTTTATTGAGTAATACCAATGATTTGCATATTTCTTGGATTCAAGAAAATTGGGGTATGAATTTGTATAATGAGTTTAAAAATTGCTTTGAACAATTTTACTTGTCTCACCAAATTCATTTTCGAAAGCCAGACAAAGAAATATATGAGTTTGTGTTACAAGAAAATAACTTATTGGCTTCTGAAACTTTGTTTATAGATGATTTAAAAGAAAACACAGATAGTGCAAAAAAGGTAGGCTTAAAAACATGGCATCTTATACCAGGTTTAGAGGATGTTACTGAGTTATTTAACAAAAACTATTTATAATTTTGATTTTTCTACTGTTAAGCATTCTCTTTTCAACGGGTTTATTTGTTATTTTTAAATATTTTGGTATTTATAAAATTGACGTTTTAAAAGCAATTTTTGTAAATTATATCGTTGCCTTTTCTATGGGTTTTTTACTCGCGGAAAGAAAAATACCTATTTCAGAAATTTATTTACAACCTTGGTTTTCGGGTGCATTGGTTTTGGGACTATTATTTATTTCTGTTTTTTTTGTAATGGCAATAACAGCTCAAAAAAACGGAGTATCTGTTACCTCAATCGCAGGAAAAATGTCTGTAGTAGTGCCTGTTTTTTTTGGAATTTTACTTTACAATGAATCCGTAACATTTTTAAAAATTATTGGAATTTTAATTGCTCTACTAGCAGTTTACCTATCTTCTGTAAAGAAAGAAAAAAGAGAGAGTAACGGAACATTATTTTTTCCGATTTTACTTTTCTTGGGTTCGGGTGCAATAGATACACTTTTGAAGTACATTCAAGTAACACATGTAGATGATAGAGACATTTCTATTTTTTCTGGAAGTTTATTTGGTATTGCGGCCGTTTTTGGATTTACAATTTTAACCTTTAAGTACCTCAAAAAAAAAGAAGCTTTTGGCTGGAAAAATATTTTGGCTGGTGTTGTTTTAGGGGTTCCTAACTATTATTCTATCATTTTTTTAATAAAAGCGTTGCAAAATAAAAATTTCGAAAGCTCTACATTATTTACCATAAATAATGTTGCTATTGTTATTGTATCCACATTAGTGGGGATATTTATGTTTAAAGAAACCTTTAGTCTACAAAATAAAATAGGTGTATTTCTTGCAATTATTGGTATTCTTTTGGTAAGTATTGCTTGATTTATTAAAAGTTTTAATTTTTATATTTTTTTAATGAAAGAAGACGCATATAAAACCATAGAAAAACCCTCAGAAGAAACCCTTTTTAAAGAAAAAGGAAGTAAGTTTTTCGGGTATGCATTTCCGATTAAAGCAGAAGATGATGTAAAAGAACTTTTAGAGTTGTTGCAAAAAAAACATCATACAGCAAGGCACTTTTGTTACGCTTATCAATTAGGAGTAGAACAAACTAAATATAGGGTAAACGACGATGGAGAACCCAATAAATCTGCAGGTTTGCCAA encodes:
- a CDS encoding HAD family hydrolase, which codes for MIKNIIFDFGDIFINLDKEGTYKAMAKLGVSAITEDMIKVYHAYEKGQISTSDFINFYQLKFPNISKEDLVAAWNCILLDFPPKRLSFLKELQKTNKYRLFLLSNTNDLHISWIQENWGMNLYNEFKNCFEQFYLSHQIHFRKPDKEIYEFVLQENNLLASETLFIDDLKENTDSAKKVGLKTWHLIPGLEDVTELFNKNYL
- the ribD gene encoding bifunctional diaminohydroxyphosphoribosylaminopyrimidine deaminase/5-amino-6-(5-phosphoribosylamino)uracil reductase RibD, whose amino-acid sequence is MMKEQDFFMQRCLQLAKNGIGKTRPNPSVGAVIVHENLIIAEGFTSPFGGNHAEVNAIESVKNKSILKQATIYVTLEPCAHYGNTPPCADLLVKHQFKKVVIGCLDTNALVAGKGVARLKAAGIDVILGVMETECKEHHKRFFTVQNKKRPFVILKWAVSKDGFIAPLQKNERKSIFISNEYSRQIVHKLRSKEHAILVGTNTVLDDNPSLDVRSWFGENPVRIILDQHLKIPHNSLVYNGSVKTIFIIKNSKENELKVAKLLSKRISNICFETIDFTQNVAVEVCNILQKHAIQSIIIEGGSQTLQTFIHANIWDEAHVFRSNLVLTEGVKQPILNGLFSSQNINDDVLKIYKND
- a CDS encoding DMT family transporter; protein product: MIFLLLSILFSTGLFVIFKYFGIYKIDVLKAIFVNYIVAFSMGFLLAERKIPISEIYLQPWFSGALVLGLLFISVFFVMAITAQKNGVSVTSIAGKMSVVVPVFFGILLYNESVTFLKIIGILIALLAVYLSSVKKEKRESNGTLFFPILLFLGSGAIDTLLKYIQVTHVDDRDISIFSGSLFGIAAVFGFTILTFKYLKKKEAFGWKNILAGVVLGVPNYYSIIFLIKALQNKNFESSTLFTINNVAIVIVSTLVGIFMFKETFSLQNKIGVFLAIIGILLVSIA